In a genomic window of Blastocatellia bacterium:
- a CDS encoding tetratricopeptide repeat protein yields the protein MEQIMEHSLEHAIWLCDQSRYREALEVLSQSLCHDPENASIHYAMGGAYIGLADYIKARQMLEEAVRINPNDAEYYYLLAVAHTGLGELAEALALLTEAVRLNPEHGLSYLAMGSIAQGMGREAEALEHYQRAILFRPDVASACGQMGGIYHKRGDSRAAVYWLRRAVELDAKSVNAHLGLACALSELPDYEGAARACLEALRLEPENARVYKRLGTAYAGLGRKAEAKDAFIQATRLNPEDASAHAELGAAYFMLGRFDDALQALKRADALAPTSAVTNYVLGMTHLASGDIEEAQSRQGNLRELNVTLADALWGMLVRLDGRMKRD from the coding sequence ATGGAGCAGATAATGGAGCATTCTCTTGAGCATGCGATATGGCTCTGCGATCAATCTAGATACCGTGAAGCTCTGGAGGTATTAAGCCAGTCCCTCTGTCATGATCCGGAGAATGCGTCGATTCATTACGCAATGGGTGGCGCTTACATCGGGTTGGCAGACTATATTAAGGCAAGGCAGATGCTGGAGGAGGCAGTCCGCATCAACCCGAACGACGCAGAGTATTACTACCTACTCGCCGTCGCACATACCGGCCTGGGTGAATTGGCAGAGGCGCTAGCCCTTCTGACAGAAGCCGTCCGCCTTAACCCCGAGCATGGCCTGTCATACCTGGCGATGGGGAGCATAGCGCAAGGAATGGGTCGTGAGGCCGAGGCGCTTGAGCACTACCAGCGGGCGATCCTTTTCAGGCCTGACGTCGCGAGCGCATGCGGGCAGATGGGTGGGATCTACCACAAAAGAGGCGATTCCAGGGCGGCGGTTTACTGGTTGCGCCGGGCTGTTGAGCTGGATGCGAAATCGGTGAATGCGCACCTGGGGCTGGCATGTGCTTTATCCGAGTTGCCGGACTACGAGGGGGCGGCGCGGGCCTGTTTAGAGGCTCTACGGCTTGAGCCCGAAAACGCGCGTGTGTATAAAAGGCTCGGGACCGCCTACGCCGGGTTAGGGCGGAAGGCGGAGGCGAAGGATGCTTTCATCCAGGCCACCAGGCTTAACCCTGAAGACGCGAGCGCTCACGCTGAATTGGGCGCTGCGTATTTCATGCTCGGGCGGTTCGACGACGCGCTGCAAGCCTTAAAGAGGGCGGACGCCCTGGCACCGACCTCCGCGGTGACGAACTACGTGCTGGGTATGACCCACCTTGCGTCAGGTGACATTGAGGAAGCCCAAAGCCGGCAGGGTAATCTTAGGGAACTGAACGTAACCCTTGCCGACGCTTTGTGGGGCATGCTGGTGAGGCTGGATGGCCGAATGAAGCGGGACTGA